A part of Gouania willdenowi chromosome 2, fGouWil2.1, whole genome shotgun sequence genomic DNA contains:
- the cbsa gene encoding cystathionine beta-synthase a: MPSVPSAKETGIKAPVCPHAAKLLNHTNGDGKIIDREGQFPIKSIDKDDPADSDRTITISTKSTSPERKWIRPDAPSRCTWSLEGLTAESPHTQVPRKVAPAILPNILHRIGETPLVRINKIPKVFGLKCEILAKCEFFNAGGSVKDRISLRMVEDAERAGLLKPGDTIIEPTSGNTGIGLALAAAVKGYRCIIVMPEKMSMEKVDVLRALGAEIVRTPTSARFDSPESHVGVAWRLKNEIPNSHILDQYRNPSNPLAHYDTTAEEILEQCEGKIDMLVAGAGTGGTITGIARKLKERCPNIEIVGVDPEGSILAEPEELNKTDKTQYEVEGIGYDFIPTVLDRSVVDTWYKSNDEESFNMSRMLIRDEGLLCGGSSGTAMAAAVNVAKRLKEGQRCVVILPDSIRNYMSKFLSDKWMVQKGFLSEEDLMVKKPWWWNLRLQGLNLSAPLTILPTVTCQKTIKILKEKGFDQAPVVDEAGLILGMVTLGNVLASILAGKIRLSDPVSKVLYKQFKQIRLTDNLGKLSRILETDHFALVVHEQIQYLTDGSPSLKQMVFGVVTAVDLLNFVTVRERRERSMSESTDEL; this comes from the exons ATGCCATCGGTTCCCTCAGCCAAAGAGACGGGCATCAAGGCCCCCGTGTGCCCCCACGCTGCCAAGCTGCTCAACCACACCAACGGAGATGGCAAGATCATAGATCGAGAAGGCCAGTTTCCAATAAAGTCCATCGACAAAGACGACCCCGCGGATTCGGACAGAACCATTACCATCAGCACaaagagcacctccccggagaGGAAATGGATCCGACCCGACGCCCCTAGTCGCTGCACATGGAGCCTGGAAGGATTGACGGCCGAGTCCCCCCACACACAAGTCCCCAG AAAAGTCGCACCGGCTATTCTTCCGAACATCTTGCACAGGATTGGAGAAACTCCACTGGTGCGCATCAACAAGATCCCCAAAGTGTTTGGGCTTAAGTGCGAAATAC TGGCCAAGTGTGAGTTCTTCAACGCTGGCGGCAGCGTCAAAGACAGGATCAGCCTGCGGATGGTGGAGGACGCGGAGAGAGCCGGACTCCTCAAGCCCGGTGACACCATCATTGAGCCCACGTCTGGAAACACGG GTATCGGGTTAGCGCTGGCTGCTGCTGTGAAAGGCTATCGCTGCATCATCGTCATGCCTGAGAAGATGAGCATGGAAAAG GTGGACGTCCTCAGGGCTCTCGGAGCCGAGATCGTTCGCACGCCCACCAGCGCCCGCTTCGATTCGCCCGAGTCACACGTGGGCGTGGCCTGGCGCCTCAAGAACGAGATCCCCAACTCACACATCCTGGACCAGTATCGCAACCCGAGCAACCCTCTGGCCCACTATGACACCACGGCTGAGGAGATCCTGGAGCAGTGTGAAG GGAAGATAGATATGCTGGTGGCCGGGGCAGGAACAGGGGGAACCATCACTGGCATCGCCCGCAAACTGAAGGAAAGATGCCCAAACATCGAA ATTGTTGGTGTGGACCCAGAAGGTTCTATCCTGGCTGAACCAGAGGAGCTGAACAAAACCGACAAAACTCAGTACGAAGTGGAGGGCATCGGGTACGACTTCATCCCCACTGTCCTTGACAGATCG GTTGTCGACACCTGGTACAAGTCCAATGACGAGGAGTCCTTCAACATGTCTCGTATGCTGATCAGAGATGAAGGCCTGCTCTGTG GAGGCAGCTCTGGCACAGCCATGGCGGCAGCGGTCAACGTCGCCAAACGGTTAAAGGAGGGACAGCGCTGCGTGGTCATTCTGCCTGATTCCATTCGTAACTACAT GTCAAAGTTCCTGAGTGACAAGTGGATGGTCCAGAAAGGATTCCTGAGTGAGGAAGACCTCATGGTGAAGAAACCATG GTGGTGGAACTTGCGGCTGCAGGGTTTGAACTTGTCAGCCCCCCTCACCATCCTGCCCACCGTCACCTGCCAGAAAACCATCAAGATCCTGAAGGAGAAGGGATTTGACCAGGCACCGGTGGTGGATGAAGCTGG GTTAATCCTGGGTATGGTCACTCTGGGGAACGTCCTGGCTTCTATTCTCGCCGGCAAGATCAGGCTTTCAGACCCGGTCAGCAAAGTTCTGTACAAGCAGTTTAAACAG ATCCGTCTCACTGACAACTTAGGGAAGCTGTCCCGCATCCTGGAGACGGACCACTTTGCCCTGGTGGTGCATGAACAGATCcagt ACCTGACTGACGGCTCTCCCAGCCTGAAGCAGATGGTGTTCGGCGTGGTGACGGCCGTCGACCTCCTCAACTTTGTCACGGTCCGTGAGCGGAGGGAGCGCTCCATGTCAGAGTCCACAGACGAACTGTGA